In Edaphobacter dinghuensis, one genomic interval encodes:
- a CDS encoding PadR family transcriptional regulator, translating into MAKTDALQGSLDLLVLKILSRRPRLHGYAIMAAIADISGEVLRAEEGSLYPALYRMEEAGWIRAEWIKKDTGRRARIYELTAAGKKQLGAEESRWQSVSLAINRVLREA; encoded by the coding sequence ATGGCCAAGACTGATGCTCTCCAAGGTTCGCTCGATCTGCTCGTGCTCAAGATACTGTCACGACGTCCTCGCCTTCACGGCTACGCCATCATGGCCGCCATCGCCGATATCTCCGGCGAGGTCCTGCGCGCTGAAGAAGGCTCGCTCTACCCCGCGCTCTACCGCATGGAAGAAGCAGGCTGGATTCGCGCCGAGTGGATCAAGAAAGACACCGGTCGCCGCGCCCGCATCTACGAGCTAACCGCCGCAGGCAAAAAGCAGCTCGGCGCGGAAGAGTCGCGCTGGCAGTCCGTCAGCCTTGCAATCAATCGCGTTCTCAGGGAGGCCTGA
- a CDS encoding SHOCT-like domain-containing protein, translating into MNENRRQILEMLAAGKITADEAERLIAVLETERATPVGEFSGTVSGSNGATVKTRVKYLRVLVEADESMTGMKGQTTVNVRVPMQLLRAGVRLASLIPAQAHQQLDDALNKHGVPLTLSQIRPENLEELIDHLEDLTVDVNGSEGNATKVRVFCE; encoded by the coding sequence ATGAACGAAAACCGCCGCCAGATTCTCGAAATGCTCGCCGCCGGCAAGATCACCGCCGACGAAGCCGAACGCCTCATCGCCGTCCTCGAAACCGAACGCGCCACTCCCGTCGGCGAGTTCTCCGGCACCGTCTCCGGCTCCAACGGAGCCACCGTGAAGACCCGCGTCAAATACCTGCGCGTTCTGGTCGAAGCCGACGAGTCCATGACCGGCATGAAGGGCCAAACCACAGTCAACGTCCGCGTCCCCATGCAACTGCTCCGTGCCGGCGTCCGCCTTGCCAGCCTCATCCCCGCCCAGGCCCACCAGCAGTTGGACGACGCGCTCAACAAGCACGGCGTTCCTCTCACCCTCTCGCAGATCAGGCCCGAAAATCTGGAGGAGCTCATCGACCACCTCGAAGACCTCACCGTCGATGTCAACGGCTCCGAAGGCAACGCCACCAAAGTCCGCGTCTTCTGCGAATAA
- a CDS encoding DUF2089 domain-containing protein, with the protein MNSSPKRASDWQDLLRIAQGSPILIERVSIPEKGIAVEGQFTLPELARLTLEDQVFVVAFLRSHGSIKEMEQTFGVSYPTIKARLNRISGQLQFIETNPSPSRAEVLERLNAGEITADEAIRALEALK; encoded by the coding sequence ATGAACTCATCCCCAAAACGCGCCTCAGACTGGCAAGACCTGCTCCGCATCGCCCAGGGCAGTCCGATCCTCATCGAACGCGTCTCCATCCCCGAAAAGGGAATCGCCGTCGAAGGCCAGTTCACCCTCCCCGAGCTTGCCCGCCTCACCCTCGAAGACCAGGTCTTCGTCGTCGCCTTCCTCCGCTCCCACGGCTCCATCAAAGAGATGGAGCAGACCTTCGGCGTCAGCTACCCCACCATCAAAGCCCGCCTCAACCGCATCTCCGGACAGCTCCAATTCATTGAAACCAACCCGTCTCCATCCCGCGCGGAGGTGCTGGAGCGGCTCAACGCCGGCGAAATCACCGCCGACGAAGCCATCCGCGCACTGGAGGCCCTCAAGTGA
- the bla gene encoding subclass B3 metallo-beta-lactamase — MRVRHLWLLLILFSVSTLSRAATDPAWTTPIAPFQIADNLYYVGSRDLASYLVVTPKGNILINANLSTSPPQIRASVEKLGFRWRDTKILLNGQAHFDHAGGAAEVVRETHAKNMVMDGDVSVMETGARTDFLAPSPNIVRYTPVHVDRVLHDGDTVSLGGVTLTAHKTAGHTRGCTTWTMRLHVPGEPAGTLSNIVIVGGVSFWSEYHFVATPGHRVSYPGIAQDFQHTFATLRGLPCDVFLGAHGSYFGMLAKLQRYRQEGPRVFIDRAGYERFVAEAQHTFEQALAAR, encoded by the coding sequence ATGCGCGTGCGTCATTTGTGGCTGTTGCTCATTCTGTTCTCTGTTTCCACGCTCTCCCGTGCGGCGACTGACCCGGCGTGGACGACGCCGATCGCTCCATTTCAGATTGCCGACAATCTTTATTACGTGGGCAGCCGCGACCTTGCCAGTTATCTGGTGGTCACGCCGAAGGGGAACATCCTCATCAATGCGAATCTCAGCACGTCGCCTCCGCAGATACGCGCGAGCGTGGAGAAGCTGGGATTTCGCTGGAGAGATACGAAGATTCTGCTGAATGGGCAGGCGCACTTTGATCATGCGGGCGGGGCGGCTGAGGTGGTTCGTGAGACGCATGCGAAGAACATGGTGATGGATGGCGATGTCAGCGTGATGGAGACCGGTGCGCGGACGGATTTTCTTGCTCCGTCGCCTAATATCGTGCGCTATACGCCGGTGCATGTGGACCGCGTACTTCATGATGGAGATACGGTTAGCCTGGGTGGTGTGACGCTGACAGCGCACAAGACTGCGGGCCACACGCGGGGCTGCACTACGTGGACGATGCGTTTGCATGTGCCGGGGGAACCGGCAGGGACGTTGAGCAACATTGTTATTGTGGGCGGAGTCAGCTTTTGGTCGGAGTATCATTTCGTCGCGACGCCGGGTCATCGCGTGAGCTATCCCGGCATTGCTCAGGACTTTCAGCACACGTTTGCTACGTTGCGTGGGTTGCCGTGCGATGTGTTTCTGGGGGCACATGGGAGCTACTTCGGCATGCTGGCCAAGCTTCAGCGTTATCGGCAGGAGGGGCCTCGGGTATTTATTGATCGTGCTGGCTATGAGCGTTTCGTTGCGGAGGCGCAGCATACGTTCGAGCAGGCGCTTGCTGCACGCTGA
- a CDS encoding YciI family protein, whose product MAKFVLLLHSDGEAWKKLSPEEMQKKVEKYLAWRNKPFVVDGAGLVRDTGRVIRAKGDGVSVTEGPFSESAEVMGGFYTIEAADYDEAVKLSLDIPHIGLGTIEIRQVMVYNT is encoded by the coding sequence ATGGCGAAATTTGTGTTGCTGCTACATAGTGATGGCGAAGCCTGGAAGAAGTTGAGTCCGGAAGAGATGCAGAAGAAGGTCGAGAAGTATCTTGCGTGGAGGAACAAGCCCTTTGTCGTAGACGGCGCGGGGCTGGTTCGGGATACGGGTCGGGTGATTCGGGCGAAGGGTGACGGCGTAAGCGTGACCGAAGGCCCGTTCAGCGAGTCGGCAGAGGTGATGGGCGGGTTTTACACCATCGAAGCGGCAGACTATGACGAGGCGGTCAAGCTGTCGCTCGATATTCCTCATATCGGTCTCGGCACGATCGAGATTCGCCAGGTGATGGTCTACAACACGTAG
- a CDS encoding RNA polymerase sigma factor, translated as MQESGSPALLEHLFRRESGRIVAWLAGLLGSAHLQLAEDAAQEAMLRAAQTWAFEGIPPKPEAWLFRTAHNYAISSVRRGVVFSSKADALVAALETVSQPVLDLDAEQSLRDDELCMVFMCCHPKLAPDAQVALSLKLVGGFSTEEIARIFFSEPSTIAQRLVRAKRLIREQNLTLAMPAKAHLEERLSSVLKVIYLMFSGGYAAHSGEDLIRGDVCLEALRLGRLVASSSMGAPRVDALVALMALQAARLPARTDVAGDLVLLEEQDRRLWDESLIALGFTYFDRSIAGDEISEWHVQAAIAATYASAASSAEIDWAAILEHYDQLMEMTDSPVVALNRAVVVMKVHGAEASLAALIPLQGKSALRKYHLLPAVRGHVLAALGRLDEAKAAFSAALECDCTLPEKRFLQRQLAMVSIQLHGS; from the coding sequence ATGCAAGAGTCAGGCAGTCCCGCGTTGCTGGAGCATCTTTTCCGTCGCGAGTCCGGACGGATTGTTGCCTGGCTGGCAGGGCTGCTTGGTTCGGCACATCTGCAACTGGCGGAGGATGCGGCACAGGAGGCGATGCTGCGGGCGGCGCAGACGTGGGCGTTCGAGGGGATTCCGCCAAAGCCTGAGGCGTGGCTGTTTCGCACGGCGCACAACTATGCGATCTCGTCGGTGCGGCGGGGCGTTGTCTTCAGCAGCAAGGCCGATGCGCTGGTTGCCGCGCTTGAGACGGTGAGCCAGCCTGTGTTGGATCTCGATGCGGAGCAGAGCCTGCGTGACGATGAGTTGTGCATGGTGTTTATGTGCTGTCATCCAAAACTCGCTCCGGATGCGCAGGTGGCGCTGAGCTTGAAGCTGGTTGGAGGGTTCAGCACGGAGGAGATTGCGCGCATCTTTTTCTCTGAGCCGAGTACGATTGCGCAGCGTCTGGTGAGAGCGAAGCGATTGATTCGCGAACAAAATCTGACGCTGGCGATGCCTGCGAAGGCCCATTTGGAGGAGAGACTCAGCTCGGTGCTGAAGGTGATTTACCTGATGTTTAGCGGAGGCTACGCTGCACACTCGGGCGAAGATCTTATTCGCGGCGATGTCTGCCTGGAGGCTTTGAGGCTGGGACGGCTGGTGGCGTCTTCTTCGATGGGCGCACCGCGTGTAGATGCGCTGGTCGCCTTGATGGCATTGCAGGCAGCACGTTTGCCGGCACGGACGGACGTTGCCGGAGATCTTGTTTTGCTGGAAGAGCAGGACCGCAGGCTGTGGGATGAGAGCCTGATCGCGCTTGGATTTACTTACTTCGACCGGTCGATTGCAGGAGACGAGATCTCGGAGTGGCACGTTCAGGCGGCGATTGCAGCTACGTATGCGAGCGCGGCAAGCTCGGCAGAGATCGATTGGGCCGCGATCCTCGAGCACTATGACCAGTTGATGGAGATGACGGACTCGCCGGTGGTCGCGCTGAATCGCGCAGTGGTGGTGATGAAGGTACACGGCGCAGAGGCGTCTCTGGCTGCGCTGATACCTCTGCAGGGAAAGAGCGCTTTGCGGAAGTATCATCTGCTGCCCGCAGTGCGCGGCCATGTGCTGGCGGCATTGGGTCGTCTGGATGAGGCGAAGGCAGCGTTTTCGGCAGCGCTGGAGTGCGATTGTACGTTGCCGGAGAAGCGCTTTTTACAGCGGCAACTGGCGATGGTTTCGATACAACTTCATGGCTCGTAG
- a CDS encoding MFS transporter, with amino-acid sequence MTRPLSGTFRSLRSFNFRLWTAGSLVSNIGTWMQRVAQDWLVLTQLTHHDASALGIVMALQFAPQLLFLPWTGSAADRLNQRKLLMLTQATMGALALVLGALTIAGVVRLWHVYLFAFLSGSAAALDAPVRQTFVAEMVGDADLPNAVALNSTSFNAAQMIGPAVAGLLIAKVGIGWAFLLNGFSFAAVLLSLSLFRLSELRTSARAHRSASGFMDGLRYVWSKPDLRAILIMLFLIGTFGLNFPIFISTMAVNVFHSDARGFGLLSSIMAVGTLSGALFAAGRQRPGLASLLAGAAVFGIGCTLAAIAPGYWWFGAALVVIGAAALTFTNGTNSIMQLSTEPAMRGRVMALRVGIALGGTPIGAPILGWIANHFGPRWALGVGAAAGFAAALAAACVLTRRQKEALLTQ; translated from the coding sequence ATGACGAGGCCACTCTCCGGCACCTTCCGCTCCCTCCGCAGCTTCAACTTCCGCCTGTGGACCGCGGGCAGCCTCGTCTCCAACATCGGCACGTGGATGCAGCGCGTCGCGCAGGACTGGCTCGTCCTCACGCAGCTCACTCACCACGATGCCTCAGCGCTGGGCATCGTGATGGCCCTCCAGTTCGCTCCGCAACTTCTCTTCCTTCCCTGGACGGGATCAGCCGCCGACCGCCTCAACCAGCGCAAGCTCCTCATGCTCACCCAGGCAACGATGGGCGCACTCGCGCTCGTGCTCGGAGCCCTCACCATCGCAGGCGTCGTTCGCCTCTGGCACGTGTACCTCTTCGCCTTCCTCTCCGGCTCCGCCGCTGCGCTCGATGCACCCGTCCGGCAAACCTTCGTTGCAGAGATGGTCGGCGATGCCGATCTCCCCAACGCCGTCGCCTTAAACTCAACCTCGTTCAACGCCGCCCAGATGATCGGCCCTGCCGTCGCCGGTCTGCTCATCGCAAAGGTCGGCATCGGCTGGGCCTTCCTTCTCAACGGATTCTCCTTCGCAGCCGTTCTCCTCTCGCTCTCCCTCTTCCGCCTCTCCGAACTACGCACCAGCGCCCGTGCGCACCGCAGCGCATCCGGATTCATGGATGGCCTTCGTTACGTCTGGAGTAAACCCGACCTCAGAGCAATCCTCATCATGCTCTTTCTCATCGGCACCTTCGGCCTCAACTTCCCCATCTTCATCTCCACCATGGCCGTCAACGTCTTCCACTCCGACGCCCGCGGCTTCGGCCTGCTCTCCTCCATCATGGCCGTAGGCACGCTCTCAGGAGCCCTCTTCGCCGCAGGCCGCCAACGGCCGGGCCTCGCATCGCTTCTCGCAGGAGCCGCCGTCTTCGGCATCGGCTGCACCCTCGCCGCCATCGCCCCCGGATACTGGTGGTTCGGTGCCGCGCTCGTCGTCATCGGCGCCGCCGCGCTCACCTTCACCAACGGCACCAACAGCATCATGCAGCTCTCCACCGAACCCGCAATGCGCGGCAGAGTCATGGCCCTGCGCGTCGGCATCGCACTCGGCGGAACCCCCATCGGCGCACCGATCCTCGGCTGGATCGCCAACCACTTCGGCCCCCGCTGGGCACTCGGCGTCGGAGCCGCAGCAGGCTTCGCCGCCGCCCTCGCCGCAGCCTGCGTTCTCACCCGCCGCCAAAAAGAAGCACTCTTAACTCAGTGA
- a CDS encoding isochorismatase family protein has product MQLSTLDPNTALIVIDLQKGIVSGDFIHPIADIIDRTRALINTFRAKNLPVVLVNVAGRAPGRTEQAPRSTASFSEGWTDLLPQLDQQPGDITVTKRSWGAFATTDLEHQLKTRGVTQVVITGVATATGVEATARQAYEQGFNVTLATDAMTDLREEAHHYSISHVFPRLGETGSTNEIISLLEKL; this is encoded by the coding sequence ATGCAGCTTTCTACTCTCGACCCCAACACCGCATTGATCGTCATCGACCTGCAAAAAGGCATCGTCAGCGGAGACTTCATTCATCCCATCGCCGACATCATCGACCGCACCCGCGCACTCATCAACACCTTCCGCGCAAAGAACCTTCCCGTCGTTCTCGTCAACGTTGCCGGACGCGCACCCGGACGAACAGAGCAGGCCCCGCGCAGCACCGCATCCTTCTCCGAAGGATGGACCGACCTTCTGCCGCAGCTCGATCAGCAACCCGGCGACATCACCGTCACCAAGCGAAGCTGGGGTGCATTCGCAACCACCGACCTCGAACACCAGCTCAAGACACGCGGCGTTACTCAGGTTGTCATCACCGGAGTAGCCACAGCCACCGGCGTCGAGGCAACCGCCCGCCAGGCCTACGAGCAGGGATTCAACGTAACTCTCGCTACCGACGCCATGACCGACCTCCGCGAAGAAGCGCACCACTACAGCATCAGCCACGTCTTTCCTCGCCTCGGCGAAACAGGATCGACAAACGAAATCATCTCGCTGCTCGAAAAACTCTAA
- a CDS encoding MarR family winged helix-turn-helix transcriptional regulator, protein MSNRKPSPQTELTRTLATELRAVYRKLKLRLREHGGANDLTPSQASVILRLEKDGASTVSSLARLEGMRPQSMSAIVAPLQQSGLVRGAPDPSDGRQTLMSLTPKCLKWLQEGRAARQDWLATTISQKLSVHEQEKLQTALELLTRLVED, encoded by the coding sequence GTGAGCAACCGAAAGCCCTCTCCTCAAACCGAACTGACTCGTACGCTTGCGACGGAACTCCGCGCCGTCTACCGCAAGCTCAAGCTGCGCCTGCGCGAGCATGGTGGCGCCAACGATCTGACGCCGTCGCAGGCCTCCGTCATTCTTCGGCTCGAAAAGGACGGCGCATCCACAGTCTCAAGTCTTGCGCGACTCGAAGGCATGCGTCCGCAGTCCATGAGCGCCATCGTCGCGCCGTTGCAGCAGTCCGGCCTTGTCCGTGGCGCGCCTGATCCCAGCGACGGACGGCAGACTCTAATGTCTCTCACGCCCAAATGCCTGAAGTGGCTTCAGGAGGGCCGCGCCGCGCGGCAGGACTGGCTCGCCACCACCATCTCTCAAAAGTTATCCGTGCACGAGCAGGAAAAACTCCAAACCGCACTCGAGCTGCTTACGCGCCTCGTTGAAGACTAA
- a CDS encoding PEP-CTERM sorting domain-containing protein (PEP-CTERM proteins occur, often in large numbers, in the proteomes of bacteria that also encode an exosortase, a predicted intramembrane cysteine proteinase. The presence of a PEP-CTERM domain at a protein's C-terminus predicts cleavage within the sorting domain, followed by covalent anchoring to some some component of the (usually Gram-negative) cell surface. Many PEP-CTERM proteins exhibit an unusual sequence composition that includes large numbers of potential glycosylation sites. Expression of one such protein has been shown restore the ability of a bacterium to form floc, a type of biofilm.) → MNLRPVFSTFRFKQSSLPLLLVALVAMFSLDASAHASNLVVDGGFEAAGGGNIYYAGQSIDGGSWTVTAGNIYVDTQDPFVYDGNNSVNLTLANPYVPNTLSQVLSTLVGQTYVVNFWANADSSNTFSLTANGLTVAGTPSSIADNGFPGMTSNSSLFTDYSGEFVATSTSTTLDLTSVGDPAIGSENGSVMVDDINVQPVPEPGSVVLMLTGILGLGLLVGRKRLGSSVFAS, encoded by the coding sequence ATGAATCTGAGGCCAGTTTTCTCGACATTTCGTTTCAAACAATCATCGCTTCCTCTGCTTCTGGTTGCACTCGTCGCCATGTTCAGCCTGGATGCTTCCGCACATGCAAGCAACCTTGTTGTCGATGGCGGCTTTGAGGCGGCAGGCGGCGGCAATATCTACTATGCAGGGCAGAGCATCGATGGTGGATCATGGACCGTCACCGCGGGAAATATCTACGTCGATACCCAGGATCCGTTTGTTTATGACGGCAACAACTCGGTCAATCTGACCCTGGCAAATCCTTACGTGCCGAACACGCTTTCGCAGGTGCTCTCCACGCTGGTGGGCCAGACGTATGTGGTGAACTTCTGGGCCAACGCCGATTCGTCCAATACCTTTTCGCTTACAGCGAATGGATTGACGGTGGCCGGCACTCCAAGCAGCATCGCAGACAATGGCTTCCCCGGCATGACGAGCAATAGCTCACTGTTCACAGACTATTCCGGCGAGTTCGTCGCAACTTCCACCTCCACCACCCTCGACCTCACATCTGTCGGCGATCCTGCCATCGGTTCGGAGAACGGATCGGTCATGGTTGACGACATCAATGTTCAACCAGTCCCGGAGCCGGGATCGGTGGTTTTGATGCTGACGGGAATCCTTGGTCTGGGATTGTTGGTTGGAAGGAAGCGACTGGGAAGTTCCGTTTTCGCCAGCTAA
- the pdxR gene encoding MocR-like pyridoxine biosynthesis transcription factor PdxR, with translation MPKAISSFELTLKSRSRHQTLTNWLYGELRSAILDGRLAPGARLPASRDFASQYELSRGTVVSVLERLQAEGYVTSRVGFGTWVNHVETPRPPRQTTRTPAYIRSVISAYKRPQPWVDLAFIEGIRPFRIGVPAISEFPSEVWGRIAADRARNFRTWLKKEADRGGYGPLRDAIAEYLRTSRGVRCTAEQIVIVSGIQQALDLLARLLLKKSDPIWMEDPGYFGARIAFDNTGARTIPVPVDDEGLSVSAGIKICPDAKGAYVTPAHQFPLGVTMSLERRMALLRWASRTGAFIIEDDYDSEYRFEGPPLPALQSLDHHSSVIFIGSFSKTLFPALRVGYVVLPPSLVDFFLGFRYRTDFRNSSFDQAVLHDFIVDGHLARHLRRMRNLYAERLAILMEGTTQHLDGLLEISNVRAGLYTIGYLRNGMTSRQAEKLAAAQGIEVLGVDRCTLKRPDPNALLLGFGGFNELAIRQGLIRLAKALS, from the coding sequence ATGCCAAAAGCCATTAGCTCATTCGAGCTCACGCTCAAAAGCCGGTCGCGCCATCAGACCCTGACCAACTGGTTATACGGCGAACTGCGCTCTGCCATCCTTGACGGTCGGCTCGCACCCGGCGCCAGGCTGCCCGCGTCCAGAGACTTCGCCAGCCAGTACGAACTCTCCCGGGGAACCGTCGTCAGCGTTCTCGAGCGTTTACAAGCCGAGGGCTATGTCACCTCCCGCGTCGGATTCGGTACATGGGTCAATCATGTGGAGACGCCCCGGCCGCCCCGCCAGACAACCAGAACACCGGCATACATTCGCAGCGTCATCTCGGCATATAAACGGCCGCAACCCTGGGTCGACCTGGCTTTTATTGAAGGGATCCGCCCCTTTCGAATTGGGGTTCCAGCCATCAGCGAATTTCCCTCCGAGGTCTGGGGACGTATTGCCGCAGACCGGGCACGTAATTTCAGGACATGGCTAAAGAAAGAGGCCGACCGGGGCGGGTATGGCCCCTTGCGCGATGCAATCGCCGAGTATTTACGCACCTCGCGCGGGGTACGATGCACTGCGGAACAAATCGTCATCGTCTCCGGAATACAACAGGCGCTCGACCTGTTGGCACGGCTGCTCTTGAAAAAGAGCGATCCGATATGGATGGAGGACCCCGGATACTTCGGGGCCAGGATCGCGTTCGACAATACCGGAGCCAGGACGATCCCTGTACCGGTCGATGATGAAGGGCTGTCCGTCTCCGCCGGAATTAAAATCTGTCCCGATGCGAAAGGCGCGTACGTAACACCGGCTCACCAATTCCCGTTAGGCGTAACGATGTCGCTCGAGCGGCGCATGGCCCTTCTTCGCTGGGCCTCACGCACCGGCGCTTTTATTATCGAAGACGACTATGACAGCGAATACAGGTTTGAGGGCCCGCCTCTACCTGCCCTGCAAAGTCTCGACCATCACTCAAGCGTTATCTTCATCGGATCATTCAGCAAGACGCTCTTCCCGGCCTTGCGCGTCGGCTACGTCGTATTGCCCCCGTCGTTAGTAGATTTCTTTCTCGGCTTCCGTTACCGAACCGATTTCCGTAATTCGTCCTTTGATCAGGCGGTGCTCCACGACTTCATCGTTGATGGGCATTTGGCGCGTCATCTGCGGAGAATGCGGAATCTGTACGCGGAGCGCCTCGCAATCCTCATGGAAGGTACCACGCAACATCTTGATGGACTGCTTGAGATCTCGAACGTCAGGGCTGGCCTCTATACCATCGGCTACCTCAGGAATGGAATGACTTCACGACAAGCAGAAAAGTTGGCAGCGGCTCAAGGCATTGAGGTTCTCGGCGTCGACCGCTGCACCCTGAAACGCCCTGATCCGAATGCATTGCTCCTCGGCTTTGGCGGATTCAACGAACTTGCGATACGGCAGGGGCTCATTCGACTCGCAAAGGCATTAAGCTAA
- a CDS encoding RNA polymerase sigma-70 factor, producing MAEERPSPPVRSSAEASAYDDGLSAFAEARPRLFGIAYRMLGSAAEAEDIVQDVWLRWQATDRSVVESPSAFLATTTTRMCINFAQSARARRESYVGPWLPEPVDTSSDPSLGAERSEALGFAILLLLEKLSPTERAAYVLREAFDYSYRQIADILQMEEANARQLVSRARKHIVEGRRTPASSAERQRLLTVFIAAAQKGDLATLEGLFAEDVVSYSDGGGVVRTAARAPVSGRQRVAKFIASFASHFWTGITLTQIEANGQASILISRDGVPVAFATIDASEKGIDQIMWILRPSKLAAIPASK from the coding sequence ATGGCAGAAGAGAGACCATCTCCGCCTGTTCGGTCGAGTGCAGAGGCCAGCGCATACGACGACGGCCTCAGCGCCTTTGCCGAAGCACGTCCACGCCTCTTCGGCATCGCCTATCGCATGCTCGGCAGCGCCGCAGAGGCCGAAGACATCGTGCAGGATGTCTGGCTGCGATGGCAGGCCACCGATCGCAGCGTAGTCGAAAGCCCATCCGCATTCCTAGCCACGACAACGACACGCATGTGCATCAACTTCGCGCAGAGCGCCCGCGCCCGCCGCGAGAGCTACGTCGGCCCCTGGCTCCCCGAACCCGTCGACACCAGCAGCGATCCATCCTTAGGCGCCGAGCGCAGCGAAGCACTCGGGTTCGCCATCCTGCTGCTGCTCGAAAAGCTCTCTCCCACCGAACGCGCCGCCTATGTTCTGCGCGAGGCCTTCGACTACTCCTATCGCCAGATCGCGGACATTCTGCAGATGGAAGAAGCAAACGCCCGTCAGCTCGTCTCCCGCGCGCGCAAGCACATCGTCGAAGGACGTCGCACTCCCGCCAGCTCCGCAGAGCGGCAACGCCTCCTCACCGTCTTCATCGCCGCCGCGCAAAAGGGAGACCTCGCCACCCTCGAAGGCCTCTTCGCAGAAGACGTCGTCTCTTACTCCGACGGTGGTGGCGTCGTGCGTACCGCCGCGCGCGCTCCCGTCTCCGGCCGCCAGCGCGTCGCCAAATTTATCGCCTCTTTCGCTTCGCACTTCTGGACCGGCATCACGCTTACACAGATCGAAGCCAATGGCCAGGCATCAATCCTCATCTCGCGCGACGGCGTCCCCGTCGCATTCGCAACCATCGACGCCTCCGAAAAGGGCATCGATCAGATCATGTGGATTCTGAGGCCAAGCAAGCTCGCAGCCATTCCAGCCTCGAAGTAG
- a CDS encoding SDR family oxidoreductase, whose translation MKIVVIGGTGLIGSKLVNKLREHGHEAVPASPNTGVNTLTGEGLAEVLKGASIVVDVSNSPSFEETAAMNFFNTATRNLIQYGKAAGVGHYVALSVVGTDRLAEKKPSDAEKTIRGYFRAKLAQEKLIEESSIPFSIVHATQFFEFVKSIADVSTVGTTVRVAPVLIQPMAAEDVAAAVGRVAVGSPVNGVVEVGGPQQFRLDEFVRQGLRAYNDPRTVVADPAAGYFGVEIDESALVPGKDARLGETRFDAWLAESAKSAVGAAQ comes from the coding sequence ATGAAAATCGTAGTGATCGGCGGTACTGGTCTTATCGGATCAAAGCTCGTCAACAAGCTTCGCGAGCACGGGCATGAGGCTGTGCCGGCTTCACCCAACACGGGTGTCAACACGCTTACGGGCGAGGGACTTGCGGAGGTGCTGAAGGGTGCATCCATTGTGGTGGATGTATCGAACTCTCCTTCATTCGAGGAGACGGCGGCGATGAACTTCTTCAACACCGCGACGCGCAACCTTATCCAGTACGGCAAGGCCGCGGGCGTGGGGCACTATGTCGCGCTGTCTGTTGTGGGCACCGACCGGCTTGCAGAAAAAAAGCCGTCGGATGCGGAGAAGACGATTCGCGGGTACTTTCGCGCGAAGCTGGCGCAGGAGAAGTTGATCGAGGAATCTTCGATTCCCTTTTCGATTGTTCATGCGACCCAGTTCTTCGAGTTCGTCAAAAGTATTGCGGATGTTTCGACTGTAGGCACGACGGTCCGAGTGGCGCCTGTGCTCATTCAGCCGATGGCGGCTGAGGATGTGGCCGCAGCGGTTGGACGGGTTGCGGTTGGCTCGCCTGTGAATGGAGTGGTCGAAGTGGGCGGGCCGCAGCAGTTCCGTTTGGACGAGTTCGTTCGACAGGGGCTTCGCGCTTACAACGATCCACGCACGGTGGTGGCGGACCCTGCCGCGGGCTACTTCGGTGTCGAGATCGATGAGAGCGCGCTTGTTCCGGGTAAAGATGCTCGGCTGGGCGAGACGCGCTTTGATGCGTGGCTTGCTGAGTCCGCGAAGTCTGCGGTGGGCGCAGCGCAATAG